A window of the Labrus mixtus chromosome 8, fLabMix1.1, whole genome shotgun sequence genome harbors these coding sequences:
- the tm6sf2a gene encoding transmembrane 6 superfamily member 2, whose product MRPPVEVSVFLLSLLAPVVLYTLNNISALQELLPILGMGLVVLGSVLLLLLLAVGHQTKVDPLFYAFAEFSFTCVVGLTNALEQDRFISGFMGFYLKMGEPHLSTAYAVMMSYWEGIFHYLLFLIIIHRMFNGKSYRSLGLLWAGSSIAHQIVLIPGVVIGKYGSNIKPAFWRNIPFFVAPFWAASVLFSRPREMPIIPADKISAEQRKSLLRRPVDLLLSLLSLGAMAFTVFRGFVVLDCPLDACFTYIYQYEPYLKDPVGFPRVMMLAYLFYALPLLIAFFYGLKTPGCSWMLDWTIFFAGAMAQTQWCHIGASLHSRTPFTYRVPADKWWRVITLNVLLAAVPILLAVRCHTIPAFFMKPVPKGQTDKEKKKN is encoded by the exons ACTTCTTCCTATCCTGGGAATGGGATTGGTTGTCCTGGGAtcagttcttcttctcctcctcctcgctgtggGGCATCAAACCAAAGTGGACCCTTTATTCTATG CATTTGCAGAGTTTTCCTTCACCTGCGTGGTGGGCCTGACTAACGCTCTGGAGCAGGACAGGTTCATCTCTGGCTTCATGGGCTTCTACTTAAAGATG GGCGAGCCTCATCTAAGCACCGCCTatgctgtgatgatgtcatactgGGAAGGCATTTTTCActacctcctcttcctcattatCATCCACCGCATGTTTAATGG GAAGTCATATCGTAGTCTGGGTCTCCTGTGGGCCGGCTCCTCCATCGCTCATCAGATCGTGCTCATCCCAGGAGTGGTGATTG GTAAATATGGGTCAAATATTAAGCCAGCCTTCTGGAGGAACATCCCCTTCTTTGTGGCTCCTTTCTGGGCGGCCTCGGTGCTCTTCAGCCGACCCAGAGAGATGCCAATCATCCCAGCAGATAAG ATTTCAGCTGAGCAGAGAAAAAGTCTGCTGCGTCGACCTGTTGACCTGCTTTTGTCACTGCTGTCACTCGGAGCGATGGCCTTCACTGTTTTCCGAGGCTTT GTGGTgctggactgtcctctggatgCCTGCTTCACCTACATCTACCAGTACGAGCCCTACCTCAAAGACCCCGTGGGCTTTCCAAGAGTTATG ATGCTGGCATATTTGTTTTATGCTCTACCCCTGCTGATTGCCTTCTTCTACGGTCTGAAAACACCTGGATGCAGCTGGATGTTGGACTGGACCATCTTCTTCGCGGGGGCCATGGCTCAG ACTCAGTGGTGCCATATCGGAGCATCTCTGCACTCCCGCACTCCCTTCACATACCGAGTCCCAGCTGATAAGTGGTGGCGTGTTATCACCCTCAACGTGCTGCTGGCTGCTGTGCCCATTCTGCTCGCCGTGCGCTGCCATACCATCCCTGCTTTTTTCATGAAACCCGTTCCCAAAGGACAGACCgacaaggagaagaagaaaaactag